TCAATCCATTCGTTACATGGATAAATTCACCTATTCTCTTGACATCAACAAAATGATAGCAGATATGCTTGTTCCCCCTATGCTGATTCAAAACTTTGTAGAAAATTCAATCAAGTATTCTGTGCAATCTAATAAGTGCATTCATATAGCAGTGAATGTGGACTACTTCGAAATCGACTTCTATCCGTTTGCCAAAATCATCATTTCAGATACAGGAAACGGTTACCCCATAAACCAATTGGAGCTATTAAATCAGGGTAAAATTATAGCCGGCAGAGACGGCGAGCATATTGGTATCCGAAACACCGTGCAACGTCTTTCCTTATTATACGAAGGAAAGGCCCATTGGAGATTTTATAACGATAACGGTGCCGTAAGTGAGTTGATGCTCCCCGCTCTTTTCCCAGAGCTTGCGGAGCCCAGAGAGGGAGACGAAGAATAAGCCATTCCGAGGAATGACTTATTCTTTGAGGTAAAACAATTAGAGCATTCTATTTCTTGGGAAACGGTAAGGAGCCTCGGCTTGTTCCTGTGAGCGCAGACAAGCCAAGGACCCAGCATACCGTTCATCATGTGCTTTTTAATACTCTACCCTGAACATGATCCAACAGTTTCCTAAGCCAGAGCATATCATTATGAATTGAGTGGTAGGCATGATCTCTCATCAATAACAGTGCATCTTTTAAGTCCTCTTGCGCATCAATCTCATCATGCCTATGAAGATCGATATATTCAAGCTTCCTATCCAACTTTTCAATGATATCCATAATTAAATAAGCGAGCTTCTGATTATCCACCTTATCCAGATGTACCAATGCAGCGTATAAGGATTCCACGTTCGTAAACTTCTGGAACGCCTTGTATATACTCTCTTCCAGAAATATTCGTCCTTTCTCAGTAATTCCATATGTTGTTTTGTCTGGTCTATTTTCCGATTGTATTGTTTCTACCTTATCAATCAGACCCTTCTTCAGTAATACTTCAAAATTATAATATATGGTGCCTTCGGTAATCTTAGCATCCGTTTGATCCAGATGTTTGCCAATTCGTTTCTTAATATCATAGGGATAATAATTACCTTCACTAAGTGCACCAAGTATAAATATTTGAATCGACATTATGACTGCCCCCCTTCTATGTATGGCTTCTATGTAGTGCTTACCCACATGAGTTCTATTTTATATCATAACGGGTTGATGTACAGACTCTGTATCTTTGGGATTGTATTCAAACAATAATCACAATACTTGAATTAAAGTACTTTTATTTGTTATATTGGTAAATGAGACCAACCAAGGAGGCGAAACGAGTGACGAAGAGTTCTATTATTTCTCTGTCCGAAATCACGAATTTCCAATCAAAAGAAGAAGAATTCAGTCCCTACCGTTGGTATCGAAGAATGCTGGATCAGGAACCTGTCATCTACAATGAAGAGACCGATTCCTGGCATGTATTCAAGTATGATCTGGTAAAAACCGTGCTTAATGATCATGAGCACTTCTCCAGTGTGAGAAAAAGATCTATTTCTAGCGTGGGATATTCAAGTAGTGAAGAAGAAGGCACGGATAGCGAGCATCATATACCGGACAAGCTAGATATACACAATGTAGACCCCCCGGAACATCGCAAGCGGCGATCCTTACTTGCAAGTGCATTTACGCCAAGAAGTCTGAAGCTTTGGGAACCGAGAATTGAAGCCGTGGCCGAAGAGTTGATCAGAGAATTTGAACATCAATCGGAAGTGGATATTATCAAAGCATACACTAGTACGTTTCCTATCATTATCATGTCTGATCTACTTGGCATTCCATCAAATGATCATCATCTATTCAAGGGCTGGGTGGATACCATGTTTATGCCCTCTACCGATGCCACCTTTGATCAAATTAACCAATTAAAAAAAATTGCTGGTGAAGAATATTTTAAGTACTTATATCCTTTCGTCGTGTCCAAGCGATCTAATCTGGGAGAAGACATCATATCAGACTTAATCCAGGTTGAGCACGATGGCGAACACTTTACAGATGAAGAGATTGTACGTACCACCATGTTCATTTTGGGAGCTGGCATCGAAACGACTAGTAATTTGCTAGCCAACTCTTTCTATGCCCTTTTATATGATCAACCGGAATTGTATGTCGAACTCAGGGATAACCTTGAGCTGGTTCCTGCTGCGGTAGAAGAAATGCTGAGATATCGCTTTCACATCAGTAAAATGGACCGCATGGTCAAAGAGGATAACGATCTGCTTGGAGTTAAGATGAAAAAAGGAGACGCCATCGTAGCATGGATGAGCGCAGCCAATATGGATGAGAATATGTTCGAAGATCCGTTCAAACTTAATATTCATCGCTCAAACAATAACAAACAACTTGCATTTGGTTTTGGTACGCACTTCTGTCTGGGAGCACCCTTGGCACGCTTGGAGGGCAAAATTGTACTGACTACATTTTTAAAAACTTTCAACAAAATTGAGCCAGTGGATGGATTCATACTAGAAGATAATCTTACTCCTTCTGCCGCAGGACAATCTTTAATAAGACTACCTTTAAAGTTGTATAAGTAAATATAATTCACGTATGTGCTACTTATGGCAGATAAGGTTCATTACTCATTAATAAATTTAATAAATACATGTAAAGAACAAACAGTCCCCGAAGAATTATTACTATTCATGGGGACTGTTCGAGTTAGTTATTAAGTTTGTTATCAGCAGGAAGTTTATCTTACCTAAATCATATAAAAAAAAAGGAGATTTTTTTGTACAAATACAATAAATATTTAATTAGACGATTAACAGAACTTGAGAATAGATTTATCCTTTATCCCCGTCCTGACAGGGTTTCCAGGTATTTATGTTGTCTCATTTTATGTTATAAGTTGTCTCATTCGATGATATAAACCACAAAATTTGAGTTATATCACTACCTACAACATCCGCTGTCTCATCGCCTCAAATAACAAAATCGTTGCCGCCATCGCCGCGTTGAGCGACTCTGCCTGTCCCTGCATCGGGATCGTAATCGCATCATCCACCAAACGTGCCGTAGCATCCGAGATGCCTTTGCCTTCGTTACCAATGACAAGCCATACCGACTGCGTAAAATCATAACTATAACATGAATGCTCTGCCTGCAAAGAAGTACTTACCAGCTTCACGCCCGCAGCCTTCGCTTCGGGAAGCAAGGATTCCAACTGGCCCTCCACAATGGGCAAATGAAACAATGACCCCATCGTCGAACGAATCGTCTTCGGGTTATATACATCAGCACAGCCAGCACCAAGTACAACCCCCGCGGCTCCAGCTGCGTCCGCACTACGGATGATTGTCCCGACATTCCCTGGGTCCTGCACCCCATCCAGCACAACAACAAGCCCACGCGCTCCGGTAATTAGGCTTTCCAGTGGCTCACTGCCTTTACGCACAATCGCGAATACAGGCTGTGGCGTCATCGTATCCGTACATTTGGCGATAACCGCTGGAGATACACTAACCCACTCCACACGCTGTAGCGGGTTCTCAAGTCCAGCCAGTTCGCTAGGTACGCCTTGCTCTCCATCGTACACGATGCACTCCAGATCTGCTCTGGCACGCAGTGCTTCCTGTACCAGATGAATGCCTTCAATGATATATTTATGTTGACGGGTACGATGCTTTTTCTCCAGCAACTGCGCCCATTCTTTTACACGTGTATTTTGCGGTGATACAATATCCATCTTACCATCCTTCCCATCTGCATCCATCACTTCGGATACGCAAGTTCCATTTTCGTCAAATGATCCTTGTGACCTACAATGATCAGCACATCTCCAGCTTCGATTCGGTCCTCCGCGTACGGCGAGATGTTCATCGAATTCCCAGT
This Paenibacillus xylanexedens DNA region includes the following protein-coding sequences:
- a CDS encoding TrmH family RNA methyltransferase; the protein is MDIVSPQNTRVKEWAQLLEKKHRTRQHKYIIEGIHLVQEALRARADLECIVYDGEQGVPSELAGLENPLQRVEWVSVSPAVIAKCTDTMTPQPVFAIVRKGSEPLESLITGARGLVVVLDGVQDPGNVGTIIRSADAAGAAGVVLGAGCADVYNPKTIRSTMGSLFHLPIVEGQLESLLPEAKAAGVKLVSTSLQAEHSCYSYDFTQSVWLVIGNEGKGISDATARLVDDAITIPMQGQAESLNAAMAATILLFEAMRQRML
- a CDS encoding cytochrome P450 encodes the protein MRPTKEAKRVTKSSIISLSEITNFQSKEEEFSPYRWYRRMLDQEPVIYNEETDSWHVFKYDLVKTVLNDHEHFSSVRKRSISSVGYSSSEEEGTDSEHHIPDKLDIHNVDPPEHRKRRSLLASAFTPRSLKLWEPRIEAVAEELIREFEHQSEVDIIKAYTSTFPIIIMSDLLGIPSNDHHLFKGWVDTMFMPSTDATFDQINQLKKIAGEEYFKYLYPFVVSKRSNLGEDIISDLIQVEHDGEHFTDEEIVRTTMFILGAGIETTSNLLANSFYALLYDQPELYVELRDNLELVPAAVEEMLRYRFHISKMDRMVKEDNDLLGVKMKKGDAIVAWMSAANMDENMFEDPFKLNIHRSNNNKQLAFGFGTHFCLGAPLARLEGKIVLTTFLKTFNKIEPVDGFILEDNLTPSAAGQSLIRLPLKLYK
- a CDS encoding PadR family transcriptional regulator translates to MSIQIFILGALSEGNYYPYDIKKRIGKHLDQTDAKITEGTIYYNFEVLLKKGLIDKVETIQSENRPDKTTYGITEKGRIFLEESIYKAFQKFTNVESLYAALVHLDKVDNQKLAYLIMDIIEKLDRKLEYIDLHRHDEIDAQEDLKDALLLMRDHAYHSIHNDMLWLRKLLDHVQGRVLKST